One genomic segment of Anaerotignum faecicola includes these proteins:
- a CDS encoding helix-turn-helix domain-containing protein, whose amino-acid sequence MGISYDKMLKLFQERGITSYTMKKEKIIGQATWKKIQEGGNIDTKSLGALCGFLDCQPGDILEYVKD is encoded by the coding sequence ATGGGTATCAGCTATGACAAAATGTTGAAGCTATTTCAAGAAAGGGGTATCACAAGCTACACGATGAAAAAAGAAAAAATCATCGGGCAGGCAACCTGGAAGAAGATTCAGGAGGGCGGAAACATTGACACAAAGAGTCTGGGTGCCTTATGTGGGTTTCTGGACTGCCAGCCGGGGGATATACTGGAATATGTGAAGGATTGA
- a CDS encoding replicative DNA helicase, whose product MDAFKDLHSEETERAALGCMFLDRSAAALGKTMLLAEDFYTPMYRVIFEAMQGVEEIDAVTVMNELARRGEAERIGIDRIAGITHEISTSVYLRSYIDDLKRLAYLRRVVRTAQEMAQAAYRQDIGGIDRSMAAMRGDGWGSAEIVTLADATEKHIREIAALRESGKKIVGLPTGFTDLDLMLGGLRNGDFCILAARPSMGKSALALDIAKHAQKSMTEQADRVVFFSLEMPDKSLGNRGYTSEFLIDNDRFAVGANDAAWQETLRGVAENRADYESGAGRLIIRDETGQTVEKMSAFLHGLQGQGIRPRFIVVDYLQLIVSKGQDRVREVGNISRGLKQMAKDWDCPVLALSQLSRGPEGRADHRPILSDLRDSGDIEQDADVILFLYRDEYYYPDTEKKNTAELNIAKQRNGPTGTIALTWMPRSTTFRSAAGFHETKEAPPKEWVQEHL is encoded by the coding sequence ATGGACGCGTTCAAGGATTTACACAGCGAGGAGACGGAGCGCGCGGCTTTGGGGTGCATGTTTCTGGACAGGAGCGCGGCAGCACTGGGGAAAACGATGCTGCTGGCGGAGGACTTCTACACGCCGATGTATCGGGTGATTTTCGAGGCGATGCAGGGGGTAGAGGAGATCGACGCGGTGACGGTGATGAACGAGCTGGCGCGCAGGGGCGAGGCTGAGAGGATCGGGATTGACCGGATTGCGGGGATTACGCACGAAATATCCACGAGCGTTTACCTACGCAGCTACATAGACGACCTCAAGCGGCTTGCTTACCTGCGGCGGGTGGTGCGGACGGCGCAGGAGATGGCGCAGGCGGCATACAGGCAGGACATTGGCGGCATTGACCGGAGCATGGCAGCCATGCGCGGGGACGGCTGGGGCAGCGCGGAGATTGTGACGCTGGCGGATGCCACGGAAAAGCACATTCGCGAGATTGCGGCGTTACGGGAAAGCGGCAAGAAAATCGTCGGCTTGCCGACGGGCTTCACTGACCTTGACCTGATGCTTGGGGGACTGCGGAACGGGGATTTCTGCATTCTGGCGGCAAGACCGAGCATGGGCAAGAGTGCGCTTGCCTTAGACATTGCGAAGCACGCGCAGAAAAGCATGACGGAGCAAGCGGACAGGGTGGTTTTCTTCTCACTGGAAATGCCGGACAAGAGCCTCGGAAACCGCGGCTACACATCGGAATTTCTGATTGACAACGACCGTTTTGCGGTGGGGGCGAATGATGCGGCATGGCAGGAGACGCTGCGAGGGGTGGCGGAAAACCGCGCGGACTACGAAAGCGGCGCAGGGCGGCTGATCATCCGAGACGAGACGGGGCAGACGGTGGAAAAAATGAGCGCGTTTCTGCACGGCTTACAGGGACAGGGAATCCGCCCGCGGTTCATCGTGGTGGACTATTTACAGCTGATTGTGAGCAAGGGGCAGGACAGGGTGCGTGAGGTTGGGAACATCAGCCGCGGCTTAAAGCAAATGGCGAAGGACTGGGACTGCCCGGTTTTGGCACTTTCCCAGCTAAGCCGAGGACCGGAAGGGCGCGCCGACCACAGACCGATTCTTTCGGATTTGCGTGACAGCGGCGACATTGAGCAAGATGCGGACGTGATTCTTTTTCTTTACCGTGACGAATATTACTACCCGGACACGGAGAAGAAGAACACGGCGGAGCTGAACATTGCGAAGCAGAGGAACGGTCCGACAGGAACGATTGCGCTGACATGGATGCCGAGAAGCACGACCTTCCGCAGCGCGGCAGGGTTCCATGAGACGAAGGAAGCACCGCCAAAGGAATGGGTACAGGAACATCTTTGA
- a CDS encoding portal protein — protein MDGKKKAQGKLPLWQERLRRNSAAMREEFAQMDKRTALYNGTREIDKVPNAKSQGTAQASGVRNIVAELMEAQVDSSFPMPKVTARRQEHEELAKTLEDFLRNETDRLPFEMLNDMDERITPIQGGDIFLVEWDSNRHTHETRGELCVSLLHPRQVIFQDGVNEINDMDFIIVQMGMSKKHVKEKYGVNVDDETESDPQSRGGRSTAEDVVTVNFGYFRNEKGGIGRYTWVNDMELEDLEDYQARKMKRCTKCGADMTGLDSCQHCGSTQAEEYDSDEMELFEDIETRNGVIPMMTEAETFPPELQEAAKLVFGENFRGVSENGLMMDEFGNAYEAEPMTVEVPTRIPRYKPDIYPIVIRKNVSSWGKALGDSDIDKIMDQQNMIKKCDSRIQEKLDKGGSIFTRSEKTEVSKTDEQLREVIFQGADEANLFGIHNLQVDTSQDQAIAEANYEQARRTLGITDSFQGRPDRTATSGTAKQIAVAQSAGRLESKRIMKNAMYADLYAVMFRFLLAYSDEPRSVRHNNIDGSTTYSEFNKYDYLAQDAAGEWYWLDDFLFSVDNTSSLAGNRESMWQEIRMNLQTGAFGDPADPETLILFWEMMAGQHYPGAAEIRERLEKKRQEQLAQMQMQQMLPPETQAQMPQGAEPMGVPDMAVEDAGGSTMEMMGGLTGGM, from the coding sequence TTGGACGGGAAGAAGAAAGCGCAGGGAAAACTGCCGCTGTGGCAGGAGAGACTACGCAGAAACAGCGCAGCGATGCGAGAGGAATTTGCGCAGATGGACAAGAGAACCGCCCTTTACAACGGGACGCGAGAGATTGACAAGGTGCCAAACGCGAAAAGCCAAGGCACAGCACAGGCAAGCGGCGTGCGAAACATTGTGGCGGAGCTGATGGAGGCACAGGTTGACAGCAGCTTTCCCATGCCGAAGGTGACGGCAAGAAGGCAGGAGCATGAGGAGCTGGCGAAAACGCTGGAGGACTTCCTGCGGAACGAAACAGACCGCCTGCCATTTGAAATGCTGAACGACATGGACGAGAGAATCACACCCATACAGGGGGGAGACATTTTCCTTGTGGAATGGGACAGCAACAGACACACCCACGAGACGAGAGGGGAGCTTTGCGTGAGCCTGCTGCACCCGAGGCAAGTGATTTTTCAGGACGGGGTAAACGAAATCAACGACATGGACTTTATCATTGTGCAGATGGGAATGTCAAAGAAGCATGTAAAGGAAAAATACGGCGTAAACGTGGATGACGAGACGGAGAGCGACCCCCAGAGCAGAGGCGGCAGAAGCACGGCTGAGGACGTTGTGACCGTCAATTTCGGGTATTTTAGAAACGAAAAGGGCGGCATCGGGCGATACACATGGGTGAATGACATGGAGCTGGAGGACTTGGAGGACTACCAAGCAAGGAAGATGAAACGCTGCACGAAATGCGGGGCGGACATGACAGGCTTGGACAGCTGTCAGCACTGCGGCAGCACGCAGGCGGAGGAATACGACAGCGACGAGATGGAGCTTTTCGAGGACATTGAGACAAGGAACGGCGTGATTCCCATGATGACTGAGGCAGAGACTTTTCCTCCGGAACTTCAAGAAGCAGCGAAGCTGGTTTTCGGAGAAAACTTCCGAGGCGTGAGCGAGAACGGCTTGATGATGGACGAATTCGGGAACGCTTACGAGGCTGAGCCGATGACGGTTGAGGTGCCGACAAGGATTCCGAGATATAAGCCGGACATTTACCCTATTGTGATACGCAAGAACGTGAGCAGCTGGGGGAAGGCACTGGGCGACAGCGACATTGACAAAATCATGGACCAGCAGAACATGATTAAGAAATGCGACAGCCGGATTCAGGAGAAGCTGGACAAGGGCGGCAGTATTTTCACCAGAAGCGAAAAGACGGAGGTTTCCAAGACGGACGAACAGCTGAGAGAGGTTATTTTTCAGGGGGCGGACGAGGCGAACCTTTTCGGGATACATAATTTACAGGTGGACACGAGCCAAGACCAAGCCATTGCAGAAGCGAACTACGAGCAGGCGCGGCGCACATTGGGAATCACAGACAGCTTTCAGGGCAGACCCGACCGCACGGCAACCAGCGGCACGGCAAAGCAGATTGCGGTGGCGCAGAGTGCAGGGAGACTGGAAAGCAAGCGCATTATGAAAAACGCAATGTATGCGGATTTATATGCTGTGATGTTTCGTTTTCTTTTGGCTTACAGCGACGAGCCGAGGAGCGTGCGGCACAACAACATTGACGGCAGCACAACCTACAGCGAATTCAACAAATACGACTATCTGGCGCAGGATGCGGCCGGGGAATGGTACTGGCTGGACGATTTCCTATTCAGCGTGGACAACACCTCAAGCCTTGCAGGGAACAGAGAATCTATGTGGCAGGAGATCCGCATGAATTTGCAGACGGGGGCATTCGGCGACCCGGCAGACCCTGAGACGCTGATTCTATTCTGGGAAATGATGGCAGGGCAGCACTACCCCGGCGCGGCAGAGATTCGGGAGAGACTGGAGAAAAAGAGACAGGAGCAGCTGGCGCAGATGCAGATGCAGCAGATGCTTCCGCCGGAGACACAGGCACAGATGCCGCAGGGGGCAGAGCCTATGGGCGTGCCGGACATGGCGGTGGAGGATGCCGGAGGTAGCACGATGGAAATGATGGGAGGTTTGACAGGTGGAATGTAA
- a CDS encoding type II toxin-antitoxin system RelE family toxin, with product MYRIIIKKRAKKFIDKLPKQEKLRLVTAIEELPNGSDIKKMKGHDDLMRLRVGDYRVVYTVDNGELIVLVIDAGNRGEIYNRY from the coding sequence ATGTACAGAATCATCATCAAAAAGAGGGCGAAGAAATTCATTGACAAGCTGCCAAAGCAGGAGAAGCTCCGCCTTGTAACAGCCATTGAAGAATTACCGAACGGCAGCGACATCAAGAAAATGAAAGGGCATGACGACCTGATGCGGCTGCGTGTGGGTGATTATCGTGTGGTTTATACGGTAGACAACGGAGAATTGATTGTACTGGTAATTGATGCAGGGAACAGAGGAGAAATTTACAACAGATATTGA
- a CDS encoding DNA packaging protein → MPRYDVLRDAKKYIEAFLCIKTKESKIVPFRLNSAQKRLYDCIKEQQAEGKPIRIIILKSRQMGFSTLTEALIYYKTATRSNVNSFIITHKDDATTNLFNMSKLFQERNPARPLLKNSNAKELIFENPTKNPREKERLPGLKSKIKCATAGGKGVGRSDTLTNVHASELAFWPGEIAETYAGLMQAVPATRDSMVIIESTANGFNFFKSMWDDAVAGRNDYIPFFAAWFEMDEYRREWHGEQLTEEEEALKAAFGLDNEQIMWRRWCIRNNCNNDIDLFHQEYPSTPEEAFIATGAGVFDNRAIIIRLRTMEETPRRGRFTYTEAQERLDRILLKERRFTEDEKGEILLFKEPEQGRPYTLGGDTAGEGSDSFTVQVIDNITGEQMARLKWQRCDEDTYAKQVYCLGRYYNDALAAVETNFSTHPQKVLEYLHYPKLYVREIYDNYEGRLRKSFGFQTNGLTRPVLVATMQEFMRSNLHLVHDRDTLQEMLCFIRNEKGRAEAEQGEHDDLVMAYGIALMARASGQQRMDVPEEKREKKAKWTADMWEDYRNAGAKEKEYLKEKWGTPW, encoded by the coding sequence ATGCCGAGGTATGACGTTTTACGAGATGCGAAGAAATACATTGAAGCCTTTCTTTGCATCAAGACAAAGGAAAGCAAGATTGTTCCGTTTCGTTTGAACTCTGCGCAAAAGCGGCTTTATGACTGCATCAAGGAACAGCAGGCAGAGGGCAAGCCGATCCGCATTATCATTTTGAAAAGCAGGCAGATGGGCTTTTCCACGCTGACGGAGGCGTTGATTTATTACAAAACGGCGACCAGAAGCAACGTGAACAGCTTCATCATCACGCACAAGGACGATGCGACCACGAACCTTTTCAACATGAGCAAGCTATTTCAGGAGAGAAACCCTGCGAGACCGCTTTTAAAGAACAGCAACGCCAAGGAATTGATTTTTGAAAACCCCACGAAGAACCCGCGCGAAAAAGAGCGGCTTCCCGGACTGAAAAGCAAGATAAAATGTGCGACAGCCGGGGGCAAGGGTGTTGGGCGAAGCGACACCTTAACGAATGTGCATGCCTCGGAGCTGGCGTTCTGGCCGGGGGAGATTGCGGAGACCTACGCCGGACTGATGCAGGCGGTGCCTGCGACAAGGGACAGCATGGTTATTATCGAAAGCACGGCGAACGGATTCAACTTCTTCAAAAGCATGTGGGATGACGCGGTAGCCGGCAGGAATGACTACATTCCCTTCTTTGCGGCATGGTTTGAAATGGACGAATACCGTAGGGAATGGCACGGGGAGCAGCTGACGGAGGAGGAAGAAGCACTCAAGGCTGCCTTCGGACTGGACAACGAGCAGATCATGTGGCGCAGGTGGTGCATCCGGAACAACTGCAACAACGACATAGACTTATTTCATCAGGAATACCCGTCGACACCGGAGGAGGCATTTATTGCAACGGGGGCAGGGGTATTTGACAACAGGGCGATTATCATACGGCTGCGAACGATGGAGGAGACACCCAGAAGGGGACGCTTCACCTACACAGAGGCACAGGAGAGGCTTGACCGTATTCTTTTAAAGGAGCGGCGTTTTACCGAGGACGAAAAGGGGGAGATTCTTCTTTTCAAGGAGCCGGAGCAGGGCAGACCCTACACGCTGGGCGGAGACACGGCAGGAGAAGGGAGCGATTCCTTTACGGTGCAGGTGATTGACAACATTACAGGGGAGCAGATGGCGCGGCTGAAATGGCAACGCTGCGACGAGGACACCTATGCAAAGCAGGTCTACTGCCTTGGCAGGTACTACAATGACGCACTGGCGGCGGTGGAGACGAACTTTTCCACGCACCCACAAAAGGTGTTGGAATACTTACACTACCCGAAGCTTTATGTGCGGGAGATCTACGACAACTACGAGGGCAGGCTTCGGAAAAGTTTTGGCTTCCAAACGAACGGGCTGACGCGCCCTGTGCTGGTGGCAACGATGCAGGAGTTCATGCGGAGCAACTTACATCTGGTACATGACAGGGACACCCTGCAGGAAATGCTTTGCTTCATCCGCAACGAAAAGGGGAGAGCGGAGGCGGAGCAGGGCGAGCATGACGACCTTGTGATGGCTTACGGGATTGCATTGATGGCAAGAGCGAGCGGACAGCAGCGGATGGATGTGCCGGAAGAAAAGAGGGAGAAGAAAGCGAAATGGACGGCGGACATGTGGGAGGACTACAGAAACGCCGGAGCGAAGGAGAAGGAATACCTGAAAGAGAAATGGGGTACGCCATGGTAG
- a CDS encoding helix-turn-helix domain-containing protein, with amino-acid sequence MPKRKIYMAVTKDALSLPLAVADSAAELAELRGVKVETIRSLISRGRTGKIKRPGYIVVEVEEDAPRTKDAPPEKKASRRKQTGEFDGEIFRERIRLLRKESGMTKKDFAAFTGIAYITLYNYEREKTVPGADMLFRIAAKTGCSVDWLIGLKEEEGNAEGNDL; translated from the coding sequence TTGCCCAAAAGGAAGATTTACATGGCAGTGACGAAGGATGCGCTTTCCCTTCCGCTTGCGGTGGCAGACAGTGCGGCGGAGCTGGCGGAGCTGCGAGGGGTGAAGGTGGAAACCATACGATCCTTAATTTCCAGAGGGAGGACGGGAAAGATCAAGCGTCCCGGATACATTGTGGTTGAGGTAGAGGAGGACGCGCCCCGAACGAAGGACGCGCCGCCGGAGAAGAAGGCAAGCCGCCGCAAGCAGACCGGAGAATTTGACGGGGAGATATTCCGGGAAAGAATCCGACTACTGCGGAAGGAAAGCGGCATGACAAAAAAGGATTTTGCCGCTTTTACCGGGATCGCTTACATCACGCTATACAACTACGAGAGGGAGAAAACAGTGCCGGGGGCGGACATGTTGTTTCGGATTGCAGCGAAAACGGGGTGTTCGGTGGACTGGCTGATTGGGCTGAAGGAGGAAGAAGGAAATGCCGAAGGTAACGATTTATGA
- a CDS encoding phage major capsid protein: MSGIIFSQASGLNDSVFGKSQEPIKSMITAGVESFEETSLLSKIFYMDKTKNFAEKYATMTSLGNFQDVGENGATPQDSFQEGFCKVIEPSTWKLGFSITAEMMEDNKIGDISNAAKRFTTSYGRTREQFGAALLSNGHNAKMKWGKKEYSITCADGKPFFFKEHPSKVDGVSLKQSNLFKGAFSVLTLDAVQEAMQDFKDDKGNLLNVKPDTIIIPNSGPLKRAVLAAVGSELDPRNNNNAWNFQCGLWNVLVWAELPKTIGGEPYFILMDSDYMQQYECMPWLDRIKLKVDSYIDHNTDANVFKGRSRFAAGFNNWRGAALCGEGLTGGTDLTALNA, from the coding sequence ATGAGCGGAATTATTTTTTCTCAGGCGAGCGGCCTGAACGACAGCGTTTTCGGCAAGAGTCAGGAGCCTATTAAAAGCATGATTACGGCCGGCGTAGAAAGTTTTGAGGAAACCAGCTTGCTGAGCAAGATTTTCTACATGGACAAGACAAAGAACTTTGCGGAGAAATATGCAACCATGACCTCTCTTGGCAACTTTCAGGATGTGGGCGAGAACGGCGCGACACCACAGGACAGCTTTCAGGAGGGCTTCTGCAAGGTGATTGAACCCAGCACATGGAAGCTGGGCTTTTCCATCACTGCGGAAATGATGGAGGACAACAAAATCGGCGATATCAGCAATGCGGCGAAGCGTTTTACCACAAGCTACGGCAGAACGAGAGAGCAGTTCGGCGCAGCACTGCTTTCCAACGGACACAATGCAAAAATGAAATGGGGCAAAAAGGAATACAGCATTACCTGTGCGGACGGCAAGCCCTTCTTCTTCAAGGAGCACCCCAGCAAGGTGGACGGCGTTTCGCTGAAGCAGAGCAACCTGTTCAAAGGGGCATTCAGCGTGCTGACACTGGACGCGGTGCAGGAGGCAATGCAGGACTTCAAGGATGACAAGGGGAACCTTTTGAACGTGAAGCCCGACACCATCATTATTCCCAACAGCGGCCCCTTGAAAAGAGCGGTTCTGGCGGCGGTCGGCAGTGAGCTTGACCCCAGAAACAACAACAACGCTTGGAACTTCCAGTGCGGCTTGTGGAACGTGCTGGTGTGGGCGGAACTGCCTAAGACCATCGGCGGCGAGCCTTACTTCATTCTGATGGACAGCGACTACATGCAGCAGTACGAATGCATGCCTTGGCTGGACAGAATCAAGCTGAAGGTGGACAGCTACATTGACCACAACACAGATGCCAATGTATTCAAGGGCAGAAGCAGATTTGCGGCAGGCTTCAACAACTGGAGAGGTGCGGCACTCTGTGGCGAAGGTTTAACCGGAGGCACAGACCTGACGGCACTGAACGCCTAA
- a CDS encoding phage adaptor protein produces MSITWKELQETCLRKMDSLDGVALTKDSNNAAYLYGMPAAANEALMLLATNGRYWKKLLTITQGEGETATEGEPLGGFLAYDLRQLAEGFYCIDKIKRASGTEYGTYSGYLMEGDHVLLLPAEDEGTFRIWYNAYPTRITAETAADFPIDLHEEAAHYVAHYMAGQLYKHDDISIAQIYMNEFFEWMERLAESGRKADGRNAGSGGWTSVKNYY; encoded by the coding sequence ATGAGCATTACTTGGAAGGAATTACAGGAAACGTGCCTGCGGAAGATGGACAGCTTGGACGGGGTGGCTCTGACGAAGGACAGCAACAACGCGGCATACCTTTACGGTATGCCTGCCGCCGCCAATGAAGCCCTGATGCTTTTGGCAACGAACGGGAGATACTGGAAGAAGCTGCTGACAATCACACAGGGAGAGGGAGAGACCGCCACAGAGGGAGAGCCTTTGGGCGGTTTTCTTGCCTACGACCTGCGGCAGCTGGCGGAGGGCTTTTACTGCATTGACAAAATCAAGCGGGCAAGCGGCACAGAGTACGGCACCTATTCAGGCTATTTGATGGAGGGTGACCATGTGCTGCTGCTGCCGGCAGAGGACGAAGGGACGTTCCGCATTTGGTACAACGCATACCCCACGCGGATTACGGCGGAAACGGCGGCAGACTTTCCCATTGACCTGCACGAGGAGGCGGCGCATTATGTGGCGCACTACATGGCAGGGCAGCTATACAAGCATGACGACATCAGCATTGCACAGATTTACATGAACGAATTCTTTGAATGGATGGAGCGGCTTGCGGAAAGCGGACGAAAGGCAGACGGCAGGAACGCCGGCAGCGGCGGCTGGACGAGTGTAAAAAATTACTATTAG
- a CDS encoding tyrosine-type recombinase/integrase — translation MMPIEDRKMVGVIGDYLRERNERDYVLFMTGVYLGRRISDILQYRVRDLRGKDRIAIAEQKTGETILLPINPHLQKIYRDFFKGKKDYEFAFRNSRSKQNTPISRIRVWQILNEAADAVGYKESLSCHTLRKTFAYWLYMDTGGDIVMVQEVLGHSDPSITRRYIGIDQQKKEKAINGLHF, via the coding sequence GTGATGCCCATTGAGGACAGGAAGATGGTGGGCGTGATTGGGGACTATCTCAGGGAGCGGAACGAGAGAGACTATGTGCTTTTTATGACGGGGGTCTACCTTGGGCGCAGAATCAGCGACATTTTGCAATACAGGGTACGAGATCTGAGAGGAAAAGACCGCATTGCCATTGCGGAGCAGAAAACAGGGGAGACAATCCTATTACCCATCAACCCACACTTGCAAAAAATATACAGGGATTTTTTCAAGGGAAAGAAGGACTATGAATTTGCGTTCCGCAACAGCAGGAGCAAGCAGAATACGCCGATTTCCAGAATACGGGTATGGCAGATTCTGAACGAGGCGGCGGATGCGGTGGGCTACAAGGAAAGCCTGAGCTGCCACACGCTTAGAAAGACATTCGCCTACTGGCTATACATGGACACAGGCGGAGACATTGTGATGGTGCAGGAGGTGCTGGGACACAGCGACCCGAGCATTACGAGAAGATACATCGGGATTGACCAGCAGAAGAAGGAAAAGGCAATCAACGGATTACATTTTTAA
- a CDS encoding MazG nucleotide pyrophosphohydrolase domain-containing protein yields the protein MADYKKMQENIKLICERVSMGERMAMLAEETAELADAAQLLLESITESRRRGRKFACGRYASEEVEEEIADVLAVMLCTFDGETIYKVLDYSDSHAKPARSAGELKKRLRELIALSGIVRYVAFKRRRIGNKENPTDWRQEQAEEFLSVFVGGLLAAMSGILRQWQLAGIGCKMEQKLDRWAMRLKGETENGNDLQQD from the coding sequence ATGGCGGACTACAAGAAAATGCAGGAAAACATCAAGCTGATTTGCGAGAGGGTCAGCATGGGCGAGAGAATGGCGATGCTTGCCGAGGAGACAGCTGAGCTTGCGGATGCGGCGCAGCTGCTGCTGGAGAGCATAACGGAGAGCAGGAGGAGGGGGCGGAAATTCGCCTGCGGCAGATATGCAAGTGAGGAAGTGGAGGAGGAAATTGCAGACGTTTTGGCGGTGATGCTTTGCACCTTTGACGGGGAGACGATTTACAAAGTGCTTGACTACAGCGACAGCCATGCGAAGCCGGCACGGAGTGCAGGGGAACTGAAGAAGAGACTGCGGGAGTTGATTGCGCTTAGCGGCATTGTGCGGTACGTTGCATTCAAGAGGCGGAGGATTGGAAACAAGGAGAACCCGACAGACTGGAGACAGGAGCAGGCGGAGGAGTTTTTGAGCGTGTTCGTCGGAGGTCTGCTTGCGGCGATGAGCGGCATCCTGCGGCAGTGGCAGCTTGCGGGAATTGGGTGCAAAATGGAGCAGAAGCTGGACAGATGGGCAATGCGGCTGAAAGGAGAGACGGAGAATGGGAATGACCTACAGCAAGATTGA
- a CDS encoding replication terminator protein has translation MNKFLLEDFAGGAVAERIRCAIQEVYENIANPNMEAEKARKLTIELTFKPDKNDRTDVDVTAIVKTNLQPQKAIMSRMIVESDGRGNVLGAEWNRETMKGQMEIDREEAETQETSGGVIDLQAQKRKVE, from the coding sequence ATGAACAAATTTTTACTTGAGGACTTTGCCGGAGGGGCAGTGGCGGAGAGAATCCGCTGTGCAATACAGGAGGTCTACGAAAACATTGCCAACCCGAACATGGAGGCAGAAAAGGCGAGGAAGCTGACGATTGAGCTGACCTTTAAGCCGGACAAAAACGACAGAACGGACGTGGACGTGACAGCTATCGTCAAGACAAACCTGCAGCCACAGAAGGCAATCATGAGCAGAATGATTGTGGAAAGCGACGGCAGGGGCAATGTTTTGGGGGCAGAATGGAACAGAGAGACCATGAAGGGACAGATGGAGATTGACCGGGAGGAAGCGGAGACACAGGAGACAAGCGGCGGCGTGATTGATTTGCAGGCGCAGAAAAGAAAGGTGGAATAA
- a CDS encoding phage holin family protein, translating to MTGAFCKVNMIGGALLAAMAAALGKYWFLFAGFLAFNLIDWLTGWAKSRMKGESCSKVGAIGAMKKVWYWVVIAIAFYIGYSFAQMGETIGVGLGFMQFIGWFVLANYLVNEIRSILENLVEMGVNVPPMLIKGLKIAAERIDAAASIGGEDDGK from the coding sequence ATGACAGGTGCATTTTGCAAGGTAAACATGATTGGCGGCGCGCTTTTGGCGGCGATGGCGGCGGCATTGGGGAAATACTGGTTTCTCTTTGCCGGCTTTCTGGCGTTCAACCTCATCGACTGGCTGACAGGCTGGGCAAAAAGCCGCATGAAGGGGGAAAGCTGCAGCAAGGTAGGCGCGATCGGCGCGATGAAGAAGGTCTGGTACTGGGTGGTAATCGCCATCGCCTTTTACATCGGCTATTCCTTTGCGCAGATGGGCGAGACCATCGGCGTAGGGCTTGGATTTATGCAGTTTATCGGGTGGTTTGTGCTGGCGAACTATCTGGTAAACGAAATCAGAAGCATTTTAGAGAACTTGGTGGAAATGGGCGTAAACGTGCCGCCTATGCTGATTAAGGGACTGAAGATTGCAGCGGAGCGGATTGACGCTGCGGCAAGCATCGGGGGCGAGGACGATGGCAAATGA
- a CDS encoding single-stranded DNA-binding protein, with product MNKVVLMGRLTRSPEVRYSQGAEPLAVARYTLAVNRRMKKNGNGEQEADFIPCVAFGKSGEFAEKYFRKGQMVAVTGRLQVRSWDKDGERRYTTEVIIEEQHFAESKNSQPAAAEQGRKDTGEGKAAKENGQAPADGFYPINEGVEDEDLPF from the coding sequence ATGAACAAAGTTGTTTTAATGGGGCGGCTGACGAGAAGCCCTGAGGTGAGATATTCGCAGGGGGCGGAGCCCTTAGCGGTGGCCCGTTATACCTTAGCGGTCAACCGCAGGATGAAAAAGAACGGGAACGGCGAGCAGGAGGCGGACTTCATCCCTTGCGTTGCCTTCGGCAAGAGCGGCGAATTTGCGGAAAAATATTTCAGAAAAGGGCAGATGGTTGCCGTGACGGGGCGTTTGCAGGTGCGGAGCTGGGACAAGGACGGCGAGCGGCGATACACAACGGAGGTTATCATTGAGGAGCAGCACTTTGCGGAAAGCAAAAACAGTCAGCCTGCGGCGGCGGAACAAGGAAGGAAGGACACCGGAGAAGGCAAGGCGGCCAAGGAGAACGGACAGGCCCCGGCGGACGGGTTCTATCCCATAAACGAAGGTGTGGAAGATGAGGATTTGCCGTTCTGA